DNA from bacterium:
TTCATGAGGGCTGCGATCGCGGGGGTCTCGAAGCTCTCGTGGGCCATGACGTGGCACCAGTGGCAGGCCGAGTACCCGATGGAGAGCAGGATGGGCTTGTCCTCGGCCTTGGCCTTTTCGAGGGCTTCGGGGCCCCAGGGGTGCCAATCCACCGGGTTGTCCCGGTGCTGAAGCAGGTACGGGCTGGTCTCGTCTTTCAGGCGGTTCGGCATGCGCATCCCCTTTCGCCCCTCGAGCATCCAACAAAACCGGGCGGGTGTCGACTTTGTCGGGCCCTCTCTCACCACTGGCTGCTTGACGTCACCGGGCCAGGCGCCGTAGCGTTAGAACACCATGCAGCTCATCCTAATTCGCCACGGCGAATCCGTCGCCAATCAAATGGGAGTCGTCCAGGGCCACTTCGACTCCCCCCTCAACGAGCAGGGCAGGATCCAGGCCCAGGCCCTCGCCGCGAGCCTCGCCTACGAGCGCTTCGATGCCATCTATGCGAGCGACCTTGCACGCGCCCATGAAACGGGCCGCGCGGTGGCCGATCGCCTGGGGCTCGCGCTACAGGTCGATCCGCGCATCCGCGAGATCGACGTGGGGGTCTTCTCGGGGCTCAGCTGGCAAAGCATCGCCGAGCGCTATCCCGAGGAGCATCGCCGCTTCGTCGAGTCGGGCAACTGGGCCCTGGTGCCCAAGGCCGAGGGTGAGGAGGCCACGCGCTCGCGCCTCGACTCGTTCATGGCGACGATCAAGGAGCGGCACCCCGGGGGCCGGGTCGCCATCGTGGCCCACGGGGCCGTCCTGCGCCGCTTGATCCACGTCCTTTTGGAGTTGCCCTTCCCGAGCGGGGTCTTCTTCGAGCTGCACAACACCTCGACCAGCGAGATCCACCTGACGCCCAAGGGGCCCAGCCTCCTCTACCTGAACCGGATCCCGCAGGCCCCCGTGGCCACGGCGACGACGCGCTCGCTGATTTGATCGAGCCCGCGTCCCCCTTCTCGGTCTCGCACCAGGACGGCGAGATCGTCCTTTCCTTTCCCTTCCACCCGATCTGGGTGGCTGCGATCAAGCGTGTGCGCTTTCGGAGCTTCGATCCCGAGACCCGGTGCTGGCACGTGCCAGCCTGGCTTGCGCCCGATCTCGCCGAGCGCCTGGAGCGAGCTGAAGCGCCCGAGGAGGCGATCACCGCCCTGCGCGCGATCGCCCGGGAAACCCTCGCCGAGACCGCGGCCATGAACGCGCGGATGCTCGAAGCCTACGAGCGCGTCGTGCCAAAGCTCGCTGCCAGCTACCCGACCCTCTTTCCCCACCAGGTCTCGGGGATCACCTTCCTCATGCGCCCGCGTGAGGTCCGAGGCGCCCTCTTGGCCGACGATATGGGCCTCGGCAAGACGCGCCAGGCCATCATCGCCGCCCACGAGGCCCACCCGACCGGCGAGATCCTGGTGGTCTGCCCGGCGGGCCTCAAACTGAACTGGGCGCGCGAAATCCGCCTGGCCCTCGGGCCCGAGGCCGAGGTGAGCGTGGTGGGGCGCGAGTTTCGCCGAGCCCGCTGGACCATCGTCAACTACGACCTCTTGCGCAAGCACCACGCGGAGCTCGTTGCCGATGCGTGGAGCTGCCTGGTCCTCGACGAGGCGCACTACATCAAGAACCTGCGCTCGCAGCGATCGCTTCTGGTGCTCGGCGGCGAGCGCAAGGCCCGGCGCAGGACGGCCCGCTCGCTGCCGAACGGCCGGATCCGAGGTGTCGCCGAGCGCGCCGAGCGGCTGTATCTCCTGACGGGCACCCCCATCACCAACCGACCCCTCGATCTCTTCGCCTTGCTGCGCGCCATCCGCCATCCCCTGGGCGACGATCAGCTCGCCTTCGCGCTGCGGTACTGTGCCGCCTTCCAGACGGCCTTCGGCTGGGACATGAACGGGGCCTCCCACCTCGGCGAGTTGCACGACAGGCTCTCGGACGTGCTGCTACGCCGTCGCAAGGCGTCCGTCCTCGATCTGCCCCCCAAGCTTCGGACCTACATGCCGGTCGAGGTGGATCTCGTCGCCTACCGCCAGGTCTGGCTCGATTACGTCGCGCGGCTTTCCAAGCGCAAGCGGGTGCCCCGCAAGACCCTGCTCGCCGAGGTGGCCAAGCTGCGGCACGCGGCGGCGATCGCCAAGATCCCGGCGGCGATCGCGCTGGCCGAGGCGATCCTGGAGGCGGGTGAAAAGGTCATCATCTTTGCATGTCATCAGGTGGTGGTCGATGCCATCGTCGCGCACTTCGGCGCGTCCTGCGTGAAGGTGACGGGTGCTGAGTCAGCAAGTCAGCGGCAGCAAGCCGTTGATGATTTCCAGCACGATCCCGACGTCCGGGTCTTCGCGGGCAACCTCCAGGCGGCGGGGATCGGCATTTCGCTGACGGCGGCGACCCAGGTGGTGTTCGTGGACTACTCCTTCGTCCCGGCCGAGCACCTCCAGGCCGAGGACCGCCCCTACCGGATCGGTCAGCGCAACGCGGTCACCGTCACCTACCTCTCGGCGGTGGGCACCCTCGACGAGGAGATCGAGCGCCTGCTCGCGCAGAAGCTCGGCGTGGTCGCTCAGGCCATCGACGGCGAGGCCCCGACGCTCGGCGAGAGCTTCCTCGACGACCTCTTGGCGGTGATGCGCCGGGGGCTGGCGGGAGATTGAAGGCACCCTCGATCGGCTGCTATTCGGCTCATAGCGCGAAACAGGGAACCATTTGATAGCTAAGATCGTCTACTCGGCGGGTATAAGACAGGAAACATAACACCGTAGCGCGTCGGCAACAACTCGGGGGAATTCCCCGTTTAGATGAGCATCTAACGAAACCAGGCATGTTACCTCCTTTGACCGCCCTGGGCGGCTTGAATGAACAGTTTCGTTAGACGCTCAATATAAGCTCCGTGGAACCGCAATTCGGGCGACGATGCCCGAGTACGAGGGGGTTGTAGGCCATGGATTACAAGCGCATCCAAGCCGCACGTCACGCCGAACTCGACGAAGCCTTGCTTCGCACCGTCTACGCCGAGAAGAGCCGCCTGCACAACAAGCTGCAGCTGCTGCTCGCCGAGATCGAAGGCGCCCACAAGATCATCGCCCAGTACCAGAAGGAGATCCTGGAGCTGCAGCCCGAGGTGGCCGAGCTGCGCCAGGCGCTCGATATGCTCGACAGCCACGCCCGCGACATCGCGAACGACCAGGATCGCTGGCAGCGCCTGCTCGCATAAGACGTCTGTCCCCCTGCTCGGATACGCGCTATTCTGAAGCAGGAGGACAGGAAATGGCTCGCACCACGCATCGCATCCTTGCGCCCCTGGCGGCCTCGCTGCTGCTTTCGGCCTGCGCCGCCCAGCAGCAGGCGCAACCGGCACCCGGCGCCGCACCGCCTTCGCAGGTCGAAATCAAAGTCATGGGCCCGATCCGGCCCTTGCCCGGCGGTCTGGACCAGGGGCTCGTCTTCAACAGCAACAGTCCCGAGGTGGTGCAGAGCGAGGGGATCCTGCTCTCGACCCTGCCGCCCGCGACGGCGGCCACCCCTTCCGCGCACCTGGACCTGCCCTTCTCGGGGGCCTTCTCGCTCTTCTCGCACCACATCGCCAAGGACGAGGCGCCGGGCGCGCGCCAGCTCTACTTGGGGCTGCTTGCGACCAACCTCGGCGATCGCCCCGTTAACCTGGACCTGGTCGGCGGCGCGAGCTACCTGAGCCAGCCGGACGCCGTCTTCAAGCCCCTGGAACCCATCGTGCCCGATCCGCAGGGGGTGGTCTTCGCGGGGCCGGGGGACCGGGTGGCGACCGATCTCTTGCACGGCAGGACCTCGGTGCCGACGATCGCCGAGACCCTCTTGCCCGGGGCGACCAAGCTCGTGCGCACCTGGAGCATCCCGACCAACGTGGCGATCCCGCCGGCGGTCAACGGGCGCACCACCGTGCTGCGCCTCAAGAGCGACGGGCCCGTCTACCTCTCGCAGGTGGCGCGCTTCGCGGTCAAGGCCCCGGACGGCAGCTGGATCGCGCCCTCCGAGGAAGACTACGCCCTCTTGCTCGGGACCTCCTTGATGGCGGGCCCCCGCGAGGCGGCCGCGACCCCCTTCGACCCCAACCTGCCGCCTCCCAAGGGGGCCTTCCGCTTCGGGCGCGTGGCGGGGGTGAGCAAGGGCGATCGCTGGGACGCCACCCTCTTCGGCGCCGAGCAGTCCCTGCCCGGGCTCGGCGAGCAGGTCTCCTACCCCATCGCGACCACCTTCCTCAACCGCCTCGGCACCGGCCAGAACCAGAGCGCGCCCCTGGTGCGGCGCTACCCGGACACCGCCTACCAGGCGCACGGTAACTACGGGGTGACCTATGCGCTGACGGTGCCCCTGGACAACCCTGACCCCACCCCGCGCCTCTACACCTTCGCCCTGTCGCATCCGGTGCGGGCCGAGGGCGATCGCACCGCCGTCTACGTGGACCCGCCCAACAAGCCGGTGACCTTCCGGGGGCCGGTGAAGCTGGAGTGGAAGAACGCCAAGGGCTTCCCCGAAGTCCGCTACACCCACCTGGTGCTCAGGCACGGCCAGGTGTTGCCGCCCTTCGAGACGGTCGAGGTCCCGCCCCACACCCGTTACGACGTCAAGGTGACGCTCAGCTACCCAGCGGACGCCACCCCGCCGCAGCTGTTGACGATCGGCAGGCGGCGTTAGCGCTGGCATGGCCTGGAACTGCTTTCTTCGAAACTTGCCTCAGCAGCCACAGCAAGTCGCTGTCGAACTTCGCAGCGGCCTGCAACGGCTTGGGAGCCTCGCACCCGACGCCCCGCCTGGTGAGCGGGCTGCGAGCCTCGGTCGAATCGGCGAGTATTACCGGCAGCTCGGCATGCTCGACGAGGCCGTCTCGTACCTCGAACGGGCCCACGAACTCGCGCTGGCGGCGAAGGCCCCGTCCCTCGCCGTGACCATGGCCCTGCGCCTGGCCACGGCGCGCCAGCATCGCGGCGAGCACCCACGGGCCGAGACCATGTTCCAAGAGGCCCTGCGTCGCACGCGCGATCCCGCGGCGCAAGCCGCCCAGCTCGAGGACTTCGCGCTCCAGCATCTGGGCAAGTGCCTGGTGGAGATGGGGCGCCTCGCGGAGGCCCGGGATTGCTTCGAGCAGGCGCTAACGCTGCGGATAGGCAAGGGAGAACAGGGCCTCATCGCATCGACCCGCGAGGCCCTCGACTTGCTCTTGGCCGCGCAGCCTCTGCTCTGAACGCGCGCAGCGGCCTCAGGCTTTCACTTCGAGCGCGGGGGGCGCCTTGCTGCGCCGTAGGCTCTCCCCCGCGTACAGCGCGAGGGCGAGCCAGATCAGGCTGAAGCCAAGCAAGCGCGCGCGATCGAGCGCTTCCTGGTAGACCATGGCGCCGAGCAGGAACTGCATGGTCGGGGCGATGTACTGCAGGACGCCGAGCAGCGTCATGGGCACGCGCTTGGCCCCCGCGGCGAACAGCAGGAGCGGCAGCGCCGTCACGGCGCCCGAGCTGACCAGCAGCCAGGAGGTTGTGGCGCTGCCGTGGCCGAAGACCCCGGCGTGCTGGACTTCGCGCGTCAGCAGGAAAATCAGGGCGGGCACGCAGACGAATAGGGTTTCGAGGGTGAGGCCTTCAAGCGAGCCCAGCGGCGACGTCTTGCGCAGCAAGCCGTAGAGCGCGAAGGTGAGGGCGAGCGCGAAGGCGGCCCAGGGCAGCGCGCCGTAGACGAGGGTCAAAGCGACGACCCCGCCCGCGGCGATCGCGATGGCGACGCCCTGGAGGGGCCGCAAGCGCTCGTTGAGGCACACCACCCCCAGCCCGACGTTGAGCAGCGGGGTGATGAAGTAGCCCAGGCTGGCCTCGACCACACGCCCCGTGTTCACGGCCCAGATGAAGATGAACCAGTTGGCCATCAAGAGCAGCCCCGAAGCGGCGTAGCGTGCCGCGATGCGCCCGTCGCGCAGCGCGGCGGGAAGCCAGTTCCAGTTGCGTTGCAAGGCCAGCAAGACGACGAGGAAGGCCATGGACCAGACGACCCGGTGGGCCAGGATCTCCAGCGGGGGCACGCTTTGCAGTGCTTTCCAGAAGAGGGGGAACAGCCCCCAAATCAGGTAGGCGCCAGCCGCGTAAAAGCCACCCTTGTTCATTTTTGCCAGGACCCTTTCAGCGGGGGATGGTTCAACGTGCATCCTCGCGCGTGCATCGTGCGTGAGAGATTCGTACCACGTCCGAGGCGACCCTCAAACCAGCATGGCCAGCGCCTTTGCTCAAAAGCTTCTTGCTTCGCTGCACCGAGCTCGCCTGCGCTGCGGCCCCGTGGTGTGATTAAGCTTGAACTAAGATTGCTTGAAGGATCGCAAGATCCGGTCCACGGACGCGATAGCTAGAGTGTTAGGAAGGTGTTATTTCCGAGCAGGAGATGTTGCCATGATCACTCGCGCCAAGTCCTTCGTTGCCCTGATCGCGTTCACGCTGCTCCTGCCGGGGTGCGCCCTGACGCCCGGCATGGGCCTCTCGAAGGACGGCGCCGACGCCTTGGCGGCCAATGGCGCGCAGAGCGAGGCGCGCACCATCAAGACCGAGATCGGCCCCATCACCCTGGGCCTGCTGCCCAACAAGCACAAGGCCTCGGATCTTGCCAGCTTCGAGAGCGAGATGGGCATCCAGTTCTTGCAGATCCAGGGCCAGACCCTGCCTGCCAAGGTGGATCTGCGCTCCTACTTCACGCCGGTCCGTAACCAGGGGGCCCTGGGCTCTTGCGCCGCCTTCGCTACCACCAGCGCCATGGAGGCGACGATCGCGATCAAGGGGCGCAAGGCACCCAAGGCCAGCACCCTTTCGCCGCTCTTCTTCTACTACGCCACCCGCAAGGAGATGCAGGACACCGGGCGCATGGCCAAGGCGACCAAGCGGGACACCGGCTCGTTCATGGACGTGGCCGCCCGGGTCGCCGTGAAGGTCGGCGCGGCCGCCGAGGCGACGACCCCCTACGTGGACGGCAAGGCGGGCCTCGCCTACGACGCGAGCCAGGCCGAGTACGACGAGGCCAAGGCCTACAAGCAGATCAAGATGAGCCGGGTTTCGAGCGTCAAGGGCATGAAGTCGGCGCTCGCGAGCAACCATCCCATCATCTTCGGCGTGCCCCTCTACGACTCGTTCATGACCAAGGCCATGGCGCAGACGGGTGAGATGCCCCTGCCCGGGCGCAGCGAGTCGGTCATCGGCGGTCACGCCATGACGATGGTCGGTTACGACGACGCCAAGCAGGCCTTCCTCGTCCGCAATTCCTGGGGCAAGGACTGGGGCCAGCAGGGCTACTTCTACATGCCCTACGACTTCTTCAAGCCCGCCTACATCGGGACGAGCAGCTACTTCGAGTGCTACGTCTTCGAATAGCGCGCCCCAAGTAAAACAGCAGGCCGGCCCCGATGGGCCGGCCTGCTGTTTTTGGGGGGTTAAACCGCGCTTTCCGTGAGCATGGCCTCGGTCTGCGGGGCGACCTTGGTCTTACGGTTGAGCCAGCCGTAGACGATGGGCACCAGGTAGAGGGTGATGCCCGTCGAGGTGATGAGGCCGCCGATGACCACGCGGGCCATGGGGGACTGCAACTCGCCGCCTTCGCCGAGGCCGAGGGCCATCGGAACCATGGCGAGCACCGTCGTCACGCTGGTCATCAGGACCGGGCGCAGGCGCACCTGGGCCCCCCGGCGCACGGCCTCCGCGAGCGGCACGCCCTCTTTGCGGAGCTGGTCGATGAAGTCGACCATGACGATGCCGTTACTGACGGCGATACCGACCAGCACGATCATCCCGATGTAGGACTGCACGTTGAGCGTGGTGCCCGTCAGCAAGAGGGCGAGCACGACCCCGATCACGCAGGCCGGCACCGAGAAGAAGATGATGAACGGCGAGCGCAGCGACTCGAACTGCGCGACCATCACCAGGAAGACCAGCAAGAGCGCGAGGGCGAGGGCCGTCGTGAGCTCGTTGAAGGACTTCTGCTGCTCCTCGAAGTCACCCGTCACCAAGAGGGCGAAGCCGCTGGGCAGCGAGATCCCGGCGAGGCGCTCGCGGAGCTTGGCGACGGTGCCGCCCAGGTCCTTGCTCTCGATCTCGCCCGTGACGTTGAAGACGCGCTCCTTGTTCTCGCGCTTGATCTGGGTGGGGCCGGTGCCCGCGATCACCTGGACCGCGTCGCGCAGCGCCACCTGCGCGCCCGAGGCGCTGGTGAGCTTGAGGTCGAGGGCGTCATCGAGGGACTTGCGCTGCTCGGGCGCCAGGCGCACCAGGACCGCGTACTCGTCGCCGGCCTCACGGAGCATGGTGGCGTTGCTGCCGAGCATGGCCGATTCCAGGGCGCGGGCGACCTGGGTGGTGGTCACGCCGAGGCTCGCGGCCTTCTGCCGGTCCACGGCGAGCACCGTCTCGGGACGGCCCCCCTGGCGCTCGGCTTGAACGTCCGAGAGACCGGGCGTGCCCGCCATTGCCGCCTCGACCTCCTTGGCCAGACGCTGGGCGGTCTTGAGGTCGTAGCCGCGGATCTGGACGCCCAGCTTGCTGCCGTCGGTCTGCCCCATCTGCATCATGCGGTTGCCGCCCGAGGCGCTCGCGCGGGCCGTCACGCCGGGGATGCCGGAGAGCTTGGGACGCAGGGCAGTGGCGATCGCATCGTTGGAGCGCTGGCGCTCGGCGCGGTCCACCAGCCGGATATTGAGGGTGCCGGTGTTGTTGGCGCTCACACCCCAGCCCCCGCCGCCGATCTCGGACTGGAGGCTGAGGGCCTCGGGCACCTCGCGGCGCACGATGGCCTCGACCTTCTGGAAGGCCGCCTCCAGGGCGTCGAGGGGGGTGCCCTCGGCCATCTCGACCCGGACGCGGACCTCGCCCTCGTCGGAGCTCGGCATGTACTCGGAGCCGATCATGGGGAAGAGGAAGAGGCTCGCGACGCTGACGGCGGCGATGGTCGCCGCGACGCGCTTGCCGCGCGAGAGGGCCCAGTCGAGGCTCTTCGCGTAGCGGCGATCCATGCCGTCCAAAAAGCCGCCGATGCCTTCGTACATGCGGCGCACGGCGGGCTGCTTGGGGGCCTCTTCGTCCTTGAGGAAGCGCGAGCTGAGCATGGGGATGAGGCCCAGCGCCACGATCATCGAGCAGGTCAGGGCGAAGACGACGACCAGGGACAGCTGCTTGAACATGACCCCGGTCATGCCCGTCAGGAAGATGAGCGGCACGAAGACCGCGAGGGTCGTGAAGGTCGAGGCGGCGACCGCCAGAGAGACCTGCTTGGTGCCGTCGAGGGCGGCCTGGAGCGGGTTCTTGCCCATCTCCCGGTGGCGGAAGATGTTCTCGATGACGACGATCGAGTCGTCCAACAGGCGCCCGAT
Protein-coding regions in this window:
- a CDS encoding histidine phosphatase family protein, which translates into the protein MQLILIRHGESVANQMGVVQGHFDSPLNEQGRIQAQALAASLAYERFDAIYASDLARAHETGRAVADRLGLALQVDPRIREIDVGVFSGLSWQSIAERYPEEHRRFVESGNWALVPKAEGEEATRSRLDSFMATIKERHPGGRVAIVAHGAVLRRLIHVLLELPFPSGVFFELHNTSTSEIHLTPKGPSLLYLNRIPQAPVATATTRSLI
- a CDS encoding DEAD/DEAH box helicase produces the protein MIEPASPFSVSHQDGEIVLSFPFHPIWVAAIKRVRFRSFDPETRCWHVPAWLAPDLAERLERAEAPEEAITALRAIARETLAETAAMNARMLEAYERVVPKLAASYPTLFPHQVSGITFLMRPREVRGALLADDMGLGKTRQAIIAAHEAHPTGEILVVCPAGLKLNWAREIRLALGPEAEVSVVGREFRRARWTIVNYDLLRKHHAELVADAWSCLVLDEAHYIKNLRSQRSLLVLGGERKARRRTARSLPNGRIRGVAERAERLYLLTGTPITNRPLDLFALLRAIRHPLGDDQLAFALRYCAAFQTAFGWDMNGASHLGELHDRLSDVLLRRRKASVLDLPPKLRTYMPVEVDLVAYRQVWLDYVARLSKRKRVPRKTLLAEVAKLRHAAAIAKIPAAIALAEAILEAGEKVIIFACHQVVVDAIVAHFGASCVKVTGAESASQRQQAVDDFQHDPDVRVFAGNLQAAGIGISLTAATQVVFVDYSFVPAEHLQAEDRPYRIGQRNAVTVTYLSAVGTLDEEIERLLAQKLGVVAQAIDGEAPTLGESFLDDLLAVMRRGLAGD
- a CDS encoding DUF3370 domain-containing protein yields the protein MARTTHRILAPLAASLLLSACAAQQQAQPAPGAAPPSQVEIKVMGPIRPLPGGLDQGLVFNSNSPEVVQSEGILLSTLPPATAATPSAHLDLPFSGAFSLFSHHIAKDEAPGARQLYLGLLATNLGDRPVNLDLVGGASYLSQPDAVFKPLEPIVPDPQGVVFAGPGDRVATDLLHGRTSVPTIAETLLPGATKLVRTWSIPTNVAIPPAVNGRTTVLRLKSDGPVYLSQVARFAVKAPDGSWIAPSEEDYALLLGTSLMAGPREAAATPFDPNLPPPKGAFRFGRVAGVSKGDRWDATLFGAEQSLPGLGEQVSYPIATTFLNRLGTGQNQSAPLVRRYPDTAYQAHGNYGVTYALTVPLDNPDPTPRLYTFALSHPVRAEGDRTAVYVDPPNKPVTFRGPVKLEWKNAKGFPEVRYTHLVLRHGQVLPPFETVEVPPHTRYDVKVTLSYPADATPPQLLTIGRRR
- a CDS encoding tetratricopeptide repeat protein — protein: MAWNCFLRNLPQQPQQVAVELRSGLQRLGSLAPDAPPGERAASLGRIGEYYRQLGMLDEAVSYLERAHELALAAKAPSLAVTMALRLATARQHRGEHPRAETMFQEALRRTRDPAAQAAQLEDFALQHLGKCLVEMGRLAEARDCFEQALTLRIGKGEQGLIASTREALDLLLAAQPLL
- the rarD gene encoding EamA family transporter RarD, yielding MNKGGFYAAGAYLIWGLFPLFWKALQSVPPLEILAHRVVWSMAFLVVLLALQRNWNWLPAALRDGRIAARYAASGLLLMANWFIFIWAVNTGRVVEASLGYFITPLLNVGLGVVCLNERLRPLQGVAIAIAAGGVVALTLVYGALPWAAFALALTFALYGLLRKTSPLGSLEGLTLETLFVCVPALIFLLTREVQHAGVFGHGSATTSWLLVSSGAVTALPLLLFAAGAKRVPMTLLGVLQYIAPTMQFLLGAMVYQEALDRARLLGFSLIWLALALYAGESLRRSKAPPALEVKA
- a CDS encoding C1 family peptidase, producing the protein MITRAKSFVALIAFTLLLPGCALTPGMGLSKDGADALAANGAQSEARTIKTEIGPITLGLLPNKHKASDLASFESEMGIQFLQIQGQTLPAKVDLRSYFTPVRNQGALGSCAAFATTSAMEATIAIKGRKAPKASTLSPLFFYYATRKEMQDTGRMAKATKRDTGSFMDVAARVAVKVGAAAEATTPYVDGKAGLAYDASQAEYDEAKAYKQIKMSRVSSVKGMKSALASNHPIIFGVPLYDSFMTKAMAQTGEMPLPGRSESVIGGHAMTMVGYDDAKQAFLVRNSWGKDWGQQGYFYMPYDFFKPAYIGTSSYFECYVFE
- a CDS encoding efflux RND transporter permease subunit; translation: MNLTKLAITRPFTVAVGFLIAILIGLFSLMRLPVDLMPDISYPTVSVSTTYAGVGPEEIETLLTRPIEEAVSGVQGLEEVTSTSAEGQSQVRLSFRWGTNLQEAIDDVRARLDRIRNRLPDDASAPTIRKFDMAAMPVFFIGMAGDMPAASLKKLADDEVKFRLERLPGVAAVDVRGGLDRQIHVELDRHKLASYKLTIDQVISALGRENLNAPAGDYRQGARETGLRVRGEFKNVQDIADTPIVNRGATPIRVRDVAVVKDSFQDVKRTVYIDGVPSLNIAISKQSGSNTVQVAEAVKREIEAINHDLRGASLYVTNDSSRFISRAIHHIANDLVIGSALAVLVLLFFLRNLRSTLIVATAIPVSVIATFALLYFQNFTLNTMSLGGLALGIGRLLDDSIVVIENIFRHREMGKNPLQAALDGTKQVSLAVAASTFTTLAVFVPLIFLTGMTGVMFKQLSLVVVFALTCSMIVALGLIPMLSSRFLKDEEAPKQPAVRRMYEGIGGFLDGMDRRYAKSLDWALSRGKRVAATIAAVSVASLFLFPMIGSEYMPSSDEGEVRVRVEMAEGTPLDALEAAFQKVEAIVRREVPEALSLQSEIGGGGWGVSANNTGTLNIRLVDRAERQRSNDAIATALRPKLSGIPGVTARASASGGNRMMQMGQTDGSKLGVQIRGYDLKTAQRLAKEVEAAMAGTPGLSDVQAERQGGRPETVLAVDRQKAASLGVTTTQVARALESAMLGSNATMLREAGDEYAVLVRLAPEQRKSLDDALDLKLTSASGAQVALRDAVQVIAGTGPTQIKRENKERVFNVTGEIESKDLGGTVAKLRERLAGISLPSGFALLVTGDFEEQQKSFNELTTALALALLLVFLVMVAQFESLRSPFIIFFSVPACVIGVVLALLLTGTTLNVQSYIGMIVLVGIAVSNGIVMVDFIDQLRKEGVPLAEAVRRGAQVRLRPVLMTSVTTVLAMVPMALGLGEGGELQSPMARVVIGGLITSTGITLYLVPIVYGWLNRKTKVAPQTEAMLTESAV